Within Paenibacillus albicereus, the genomic segment GCCCTGCTCGACCGCTTCCGCCAGCGCGAGCGGGATCGAGGCGGCCGATACGTTGCCGTACCGGTCGAGGTTGACCATCGCCCGCTCCTCCGGCAGCTCCAGCCGGCTGAGGGCGGACTGGATGATGCGGATGTTCGCCTGGTGCGGGATGAGCAGGTCGATGTCGCTTTTGCCGAAGCCGGCCTTGGACAGCGCCTGCTCTGCGGAGGCGCCCATGACGCGCACCGCGAACTTGAACACGTCGTTGCCCGCCATCTTGAGATAATGCTGCTTGGCCTCGACGCTGTCCGCCGTAGACGGCAGGCGCGAGCCTCCGCCCGGAATCTTGAGCAGCTGGCCCCCGCTGCCGTCGGAGCCGAGCTCGAACGACCGGAATCCTCGGCCCTCCGGCACTTCGCCCAGCACGACCGCGCCTGCGCCGTCGCCGAACAGGATGCAGGTGTTGCGGTCCGTATAGTCGGTGATGCGCGAGAGGCATTCGGCGCCGACAAGCAGCACATGCTTGTACAGGCCCGCCTGGATCATGCTCGAGGCCGTCGCGAGGCCGTAGATGAAGCCCGAGCAGGCCGCCGACAGGTCGAACGCCGCGGCGCGGGACGCGCCGAGCCGGTCTTGCAGCAGGCTCGCCGTAGACGGGAAGAACATGTCCGGCGTAATCGTCGCGACGATGACCAGATCGAGCTGCTCGGCCGTGATGCCGGCGCTCTCCAGCGCCTTCACGCTCGCCTCGTAGGCAAGGTCGGACGTCGCTTGGTCGTCCGCGGCGATGCGCCGCTCGCGGATGCCGGTGCGGGTGACGATCCATTCGTCGTTCGTCTCGACGATCCGCTCCAGGTCTTGGTTCGTAAGCACCTTTTCGGGGACGTACTTGCCGGTGCCGATGATGCCGACCGATATGGGCTTCATGACAGGACCTCTTTTCCTTTGATCTCAGCGGCCACCGTCGGGATGAGCCGGGCCTGCAGAGCGATCCGCGCCTGGCGGACGGCGTTCTTGACCGACTCGGCGTCCGAGGAGCCATGGCACTTGACGACGAGGCCGTTCAGCCCGAGCAGCGGCGCTCCGCCGTACTGGGCGTAGTCCATCTTGTTCTTCAGCCCCTTGAGCCCGGGCATGAGCACGGCGGCGGCCAGCTTCGTCAGCAGGCTGCTCGTGAAGGCGGACTTCAGCTCCTTCATCATCGCTCCGGCCGTGCCTTCCATCGTCTTGAGCAGGATGTTGCCGGCGAAGCCGTCGCAGACGAGCACGTCGCAATTGCGCTGCATGACGTCGCGCGATTCGACGTTGCCGACAAAATCGATCGGCGCCTTCTCCAGCAGCTCGAACGCCGCCTTCGTCAGCTCGCTGCCTTTGCCCGGCTCGGTGCCGACGTTGAGCAGGCCGACGCGCGGACGCGCGATCCCATGTACTTTTTCCCGGTAGATGCTGCCCATGACGGCGTACTGCGCCAGATGCTCCGGCTTCGCGTCCATGTTGGCGCCGAGGTCGAGCGCCAGCACGCCGACGTTGTCGAGCGTCGGCAGCACCGGCGCGAGCGCCGGGCGCTCGATGCCGTCCATGCGGCCGACGACGAGCAGGCCCGTCGTCATGAGCGCGCCCGTATTGCCGGCGGACAGCATCGCGTCCGCCCCGCCCTCGCGGACGAGCCGGCCGGCCACGACCATGGAGGCGTCCTTCTTGCGTCGCACGGCGCGCACCGGCTCGTCGTCCGCTTCGATCTTTTCGCTGGCGGGATGGATGCTCAGGTTGGACGGCCGCGAGCCGTCCAGATGCGCTTCAATCGCCTCCGGGACGCCGACCAGCACGAGCTCCGTATCCGGCCATTCTCGGGCTGCCGCCAGCGCCCCCTTGACGATCTCCGCAGGCGCGCGGTCTCCGCCCATCGCGTCAATCGCGATCTTCAATGCTCGTCTCCTCCTTCTATGCCTGCCGCTTCGCCGCCCGAGCGGTGGATCATGAACTGGCCTTCGAACACCAGCTCGTCCCCCACGTAGGAGAACACCTCCACCTTGGCCTTGCTGCGCTGCCCCGCCCGGCGTACATACGCCTTGGCGATGCATTT encodes:
- a CDS encoding beta-ketoacyl-ACP synthase III, which gives rise to MKPISVGIIGTGKYVPEKVLTNQDLERIVETNDEWIVTRTGIRERRIAADDQATSDLAYEASVKALESAGITAEQLDLVIVATITPDMFFPSTASLLQDRLGASRAAAFDLSAACSGFIYGLATASSMIQAGLYKHVLLVGAECLSRITDYTDRNTCILFGDGAGAVVLGEVPEGRGFRSFELGSDGSGGQLLKIPGGGSRLPSTADSVEAKQHYLKMAGNDVFKFAVRVMGASAEQALSKAGFGKSDIDLLIPHQANIRIIQSALSRLELPEERAMVNLDRYGNVSAASIPLALAEAVEQGKVSEGDKLLLVGFGGGLTWGASVLVW
- the plsX gene encoding phosphate acyltransferase PlsX, with amino-acid sequence MKIAIDAMGGDRAPAEIVKGALAAAREWPDTELVLVGVPEAIEAHLDGSRPSNLSIHPASEKIEADDEPVRAVRRKKDASMVVAGRLVREGGADAMLSAGNTGALMTTGLLVVGRMDGIERPALAPVLPTLDNVGVLALDLGANMDAKPEHLAQYAVMGSIYREKVHGIARPRVGLLNVGTEPGKGSELTKAAFELLEKAPIDFVGNVESRDVMQRNCDVLVCDGFAGNILLKTMEGTAGAMMKELKSAFTSSLLTKLAAAVLMPGLKGLKNKMDYAQYGGAPLLGLNGLVVKCHGSSDAESVKNAVRQARIALQARLIPTVAAEIKGKEVLS